The following are from one region of the Achromobacter xylosoxidans genome:
- a CDS encoding type 4 pilus major pilin, with protein sequence MHHVHAVLLRANRQRGFSLMEVSIVTAIVLLIAIVGIPAIGAYVVENKVPKVGEELQRFIASMKTNAQGGGVTPYAGLDTGAMANALRESSVLAVDGTGGAARIAHGLGGSGVGGNGVVEVAAASFGSAGQGSAFSIKLTNVSQAACPSLASVLQRMSETISIGGGGGGLRVVKDAFATPSVPYRAALAQAQCSPGDVNTFLFVAK encoded by the coding sequence ATGCATCATGTCCACGCAGTCCTGCTACGCGCCAACCGGCAGCGGGGCTTTTCCCTGATGGAGGTGTCCATCGTCACCGCCATCGTCCTGCTGATCGCGATCGTCGGCATTCCGGCCATTGGCGCCTATGTCGTCGAGAACAAGGTTCCCAAGGTGGGCGAGGAACTGCAGCGCTTCATCGCCAGCATGAAGACCAATGCGCAAGGCGGCGGGGTCACGCCCTATGCCGGTCTCGACACAGGCGCCATGGCCAATGCGCTGCGGGAATCCAGCGTCTTGGCCGTCGACGGGACAGGGGGCGCGGCGCGCATCGCCCATGGCCTGGGCGGCAGCGGCGTTGGCGGCAATGGGGTGGTCGAGGTCGCCGCCGCCTCGTTCGGCAGCGCGGGGCAGGGTTCGGCGTTCTCCATCAAGCTGACCAATGTCAGCCAGGCCGCATGTCCGTCGCTGGCCTCGGTGCTGCAACGGATGTCCGAGACCATCTCGATAGGCGGCGGGGGAGGCGGCCTCAGAGTCGTGAAGGATGCGTTCGCAACGCCCAGCGTGCCCTACCGCGCGGCTTTGGCTCAGGCCCAATGCAGTCCGGGCGATGTCAACACCTTCTTGTTCGTCGCAAAATGA
- a CDS encoding ATPase, T2SS/T4P/T4SS family, whose translation MAAAWEPPQLQTAEDIARLQPAFARALGRDFDLAALAGRLCPVLLESGEAAVFAVKDYTVGDQIDEVERMVQARGYRLAQVSRYQLPAPLLLMIARGQLAAPALAGRGRERREERASALAALFQDIVRWGVAQGASDVHINVNRRRAACDIRYTIGGEYVGTERFAGLSNATLLEVLAVAWMDVRGGNGAVFDPALEQQGRIGLDIDGVPIVLRWASLAADAGPSVCLRILRLDATANADLLALGYLPAQVETLARAREREGGAIVLAGVVGSGKSTTIATLMRGIAPTRKAITLEDPVEYIIENALQNTLGGALAESAWPAFDAKLKTIKRSAMNDLLIGEIRDVDTGRAFMDLAGSGVSLYTTTHAAGAVLIPERLASDSIGVSRDFLATPGILKLLVYQTLLPRLCSRCSLPVDSLWSRSAGGGKRLEWQAWLKRMRHEFLLEPDTLRVRNAAGCSACRRAQLPELNGIAGRSVAAEMLEPERVEGFLERVRTRDNVGLKRQAEAAGPAAWRNEAARGALARDCALYKVSRGEVDPRALLRRFDFPAVLPAQGPGSGGGGHG comes from the coding sequence ATGGCGGCGGCTTGGGAGCCGCCCCAGCTGCAAACGGCCGAAGACATCGCCCGCTTGCAGCCCGCATTCGCGCGTGCGCTCGGACGCGATTTCGATCTTGCGGCGCTCGCCGGCAGGCTGTGTCCCGTGTTGCTCGAGAGCGGCGAGGCCGCCGTGTTCGCCGTAAAGGACTACACGGTGGGCGACCAGATCGACGAGGTCGAGCGCATGGTGCAGGCACGCGGTTACCGGTTGGCGCAAGTGTCCCGTTATCAGTTGCCCGCGCCGCTGCTGCTGATGATCGCGCGCGGTCAATTGGCCGCGCCAGCGCTGGCCGGGCGCGGCAGGGAGCGGCGGGAAGAGCGCGCCTCGGCCTTGGCCGCCCTGTTCCAGGACATCGTGCGTTGGGGCGTGGCGCAGGGAGCGAGCGACGTGCACATCAACGTGAACCGGCGACGCGCTGCCTGCGATATCCGCTACACCATCGGCGGGGAATACGTCGGCACGGAACGCTTTGCGGGCCTGTCCAATGCGACGCTGCTGGAGGTTCTGGCGGTGGCCTGGATGGATGTCAGGGGGGGAAATGGCGCGGTGTTCGACCCCGCGCTGGAGCAGCAGGGGCGCATCGGGCTGGACATCGATGGCGTACCTATCGTGCTGCGCTGGGCCTCGCTGGCCGCCGATGCGGGGCCGTCGGTGTGCTTGCGCATATTGCGGCTGGACGCAACCGCCAATGCCGATCTGCTCGCGCTGGGCTATCTGCCCGCGCAGGTCGAAACGCTGGCGCGGGCGCGCGAGCGCGAGGGCGGGGCCATCGTGCTGGCGGGCGTGGTCGGCTCCGGCAAATCCACCACCATCGCGACGCTGATGCGCGGCATCGCGCCCACGCGCAAGGCCATCACGCTGGAAGATCCGGTCGAGTACATCATTGAGAACGCCTTGCAGAACACCCTGGGAGGCGCTCTGGCCGAATCCGCCTGGCCGGCGTTCGATGCCAAGCTCAAGACCATCAAGCGCTCGGCAATGAACGATCTGCTGATCGGCGAGATCCGGGACGTCGACACCGGCCGCGCGTTCATGGATCTCGCCGGTTCGGGCGTCAGCCTGTACACCACCACCCACGCCGCTGGCGCCGTGCTGATACCCGAACGCCTGGCGTCGGATTCGATCGGCGTGTCGCGCGATTTTCTGGCGACGCCAGGCATCCTCAAGTTGTTGGTCTACCAGACCTTGCTGCCGCGTTTGTGCAGCCGCTGCTCACTGCCCGTGGACAGTCTGTGGTCCAGATCCGCCGGGGGCGGCAAGCGTCTCGAATGGCAGGCATGGTTGAAGCGGATGCGGCATGAGTTCCTGCTGGAGCCTGACACGCTCAGGGTCAGGAATGCCGCAGGCTGCAGTGCTTGCAGGCGTGCGCAATTGCCTGAGTTGAACGGCATCGCAGGCCGCAGCGTGGCGGCGGAAATGCTTGAGCCCGAGCGCGTCGAAGGCTTTCTTGAAAGGGTGCGCACGCGCGACAACGTGGGGCTCAAGCGTCAGGCCGAGGCTGCCGGGCCCGCCGCCTGGCGCAACGAGGCCGCGCGCGGCGCGTTGGCGCGGGACTGCGCCCTGTACAAGGTCAGCCGCGGAGAAGTCGATCCCCGCGCGCTGCTGCGCCGCTTCGACTTTCCTGCGGTCTTGCCTGCGCAGGGCCCAGGATCTGGCGGGGGCGGCCATGGCTGA